A genomic segment from Propioniciclava sp. MC1595 encodes:
- a CDS encoding ATP-dependent DNA ligase — protein MAEAEILSIDGPDGVREVKLSSADKVLWPKHGRGKPITKRDLADYLLAVSEPFLRINGDRPMTLQRFPDGIEGEEFFAKRPPAGAPKWLNRVTCTYPSRRRHDQLTFDEPAALAWAAQMATITFHPWPVRTANLDNPDEFRIDLDPQPGRDFTDAVTAALALREVMAEVGLTAYAKTSGNRGVHVYARIAPTHEFQDVRHGVIGVARELERRMPDLVTTSWWKEERGERVFVDFNQANRDRTIAGAYSPRPLPGAPVSTPLTWDELPDADPRDLTVWRVPKLLADRPCPWASMDAEPGDLAGALALWAADLERGLGELNFPPDYPKMPGEPPRVPPSKRKADRPEEDYLAPKAERDAEWGTPIVPPFGPMLAKSVKEFPKADVLFEPKWDGFRTIIWRSGDMVELGSRNSRPMTRYFPELVEAVKENFPDPCVIDGEIILIDPDSGDRLNFDLLQQRIHPAASRIKKLSEAMPASFVGFDLLAWGEENWAEKPFAERRKGLEKALAKAKPPIYLTRATGDRELAKQWFEQFEGAGLDGVIAKPLDAPYAEDKRVMWKIKHERTADCVVAGYRLYRDETDAIGSLLLGLYTDDGTLNSVGVIGAFTMERRRELFAELQELVSDWEGHPWAWAEPEADTPDNRDQSFPRTPTAAAHSRWNAKKDLSFTPLRPERVVEVRYDHMEGNRFRHTAQFVRWRPDRDPASCTYAQLDEPVSYDLADVLGTR, from the coding sequence GTGGCCGAAGCAGAGATCCTGTCCATCGACGGTCCCGACGGCGTCCGCGAGGTGAAGCTGTCCAGTGCCGACAAGGTGCTGTGGCCGAAGCACGGTCGCGGCAAGCCGATCACCAAGCGCGACCTGGCCGACTACCTCCTCGCGGTGTCCGAGCCCTTCCTGCGCATCAACGGCGACCGGCCGATGACGCTGCAGCGGTTCCCCGACGGCATCGAGGGGGAGGAGTTCTTCGCCAAGCGGCCGCCGGCCGGCGCGCCGAAGTGGCTCAACCGGGTGACGTGCACCTACCCGAGTCGGCGCCGCCATGACCAGCTGACCTTCGACGAGCCGGCCGCCCTGGCCTGGGCCGCCCAGATGGCGACGATCACCTTCCACCCGTGGCCGGTGCGCACGGCGAACCTCGACAACCCCGACGAGTTCCGCATCGACCTCGACCCCCAGCCCGGCCGCGACTTCACCGACGCCGTCACCGCTGCCCTGGCGCTGCGCGAGGTGATGGCCGAGGTCGGCCTCACCGCGTATGCGAAGACCAGCGGCAACCGCGGCGTCCACGTCTACGCCCGCATCGCCCCGACGCACGAGTTCCAGGACGTCCGCCACGGCGTGATCGGCGTCGCCCGCGAGCTCGAGCGCCGGATGCCCGACCTCGTCACCACCAGCTGGTGGAAGGAGGAGCGCGGCGAGCGCGTCTTCGTCGACTTCAACCAGGCCAACCGCGACCGCACCATCGCCGGGGCGTACTCGCCGCGTCCGCTGCCGGGCGCGCCCGTCTCCACCCCGCTGACGTGGGACGAGCTTCCGGACGCCGACCCGCGCGACCTCACCGTGTGGAGGGTCCCGAAACTGCTCGCCGACCGGCCGTGCCCGTGGGCGTCCATGGACGCCGAGCCCGGCGACCTCGCCGGCGCGCTGGCGTTGTGGGCGGCCGACCTCGAGCGGGGCCTGGGCGAGCTGAACTTCCCGCCCGACTACCCGAAGATGCCCGGCGAGCCGCCGCGCGTGCCGCCCAGCAAGCGCAAGGCCGACCGGCCCGAGGAGGACTACCTCGCGCCCAAGGCCGAGCGCGACGCCGAGTGGGGGACGCCCATCGTGCCGCCGTTCGGGCCGATGCTGGCCAAGTCGGTGAAGGAGTTCCCCAAGGCGGACGTGCTGTTCGAGCCCAAGTGGGACGGCTTCCGCACGATCATCTGGCGCTCGGGCGACATGGTGGAGCTGGGCTCGCGCAACAGCCGCCCGATGACCCGCTACTTCCCCGAGCTCGTCGAGGCGGTGAAGGAGAACTTCCCCGACCCGTGCGTGATCGACGGCGAGATCATCCTCATCGACCCCGACTCCGGCGATCGGCTGAACTTCGACCTGCTGCAGCAGCGGATCCACCCCGCGGCGTCCCGGATCAAGAAGCTGTCGGAGGCCATGCCGGCCAGCTTCGTCGGGTTCGACCTGCTCGCCTGGGGCGAGGAGAACTGGGCCGAGAAGCCGTTCGCCGAGCGGCGCAAGGGGCTGGAGAAGGCCCTCGCGAAGGCGAAGCCGCCGATCTACCTCACTCGCGCCACCGGCGACCGTGAGCTCGCCAAGCAGTGGTTCGAGCAGTTCGAGGGGGCGGGCCTGGACGGCGTCATCGCCAAGCCGCTGGACGCCCCCTACGCCGAGGACAAGCGCGTCATGTGGAAGATCAAGCACGAGCGCACCGCGGACTGCGTCGTGGCCGGCTACCGCCTCTACCGCGACGAGACGGACGCCATCGGCTCGCTCCTGCTCGGCCTGTACACCGACGACGGCACGCTCAACTCGGTCGGCGTCATCGGCGCGTTCACCATGGAGCGCCGCCGCGAGCTGTTCGCCGAGCTGCAGGAGCTCGTCTCCGACTGGGAGGGCCACCCGTGGGCGTGGGCCGAGCCCGAGGCCGACACCCCGGACAACCGCGACCAGTCCTTCCCCCGGACGCCGACCGCCGCGGCCCACTCGCGCTGGAACGCCAAGAAGGACCTCTCGTTCACGCCCCTGCGCCCCGAGCGCGTGGTGGAGGTGCGCTACGACCACATGGAGGGGAACCGGTTCCGGCACACCGCCCAGTTCGTGCGTTGGCGCCCCGACCGCGATCCCGCCTCGTGCACCTACGCCCAACTCGACGAGCCGGTCAGCTACGACCTGGCCGACGTCCTGGGGACGCGGTGA
- a CDS encoding helix-turn-helix transcriptional regulator: MRRSPARRFDPPALHAALDRARLERGLSWADVADESGVAAGTIRRMREHGRFEADGVVALAAWVGRPVDDFTRPGDVPPDARNG, translated from the coding sequence ATGCGACGGTCGCCCGCGCGACGTTTCGACCCGCCGGCGCTCCACGCGGCGCTGGACCGGGCCCGCCTCGAACGCGGACTGTCTTGGGCGGACGTCGCCGACGAGAGCGGGGTCGCCGCCGGCACGATCCGTCGGATGCGCGAGCACGGCCGTTTCGAGGCGGACGGCGTGGTCGCCCTGGCGGCGTGGGTGGGTCGCCCGGTCGACGACTTCACGCGCCCGGGTGACGTTCCGCCCGATGCTCGCAACGGTTGA